The Haloarcula laminariae genomic sequence CTTGCTGACCCCCTCGAAGCGAATCGGCTCAGCCACGGTAGCCTCCCCGGTCGTAGTAGACGACCGTCGCGGTCAGGAACAGCAGGGACAGCGCGGTAACGCCGCCCAGTCCCAGGAGGTAATCGGCGTAGGTCCCGACCCCCTGTCCCTTCAGCGCGGCGCCCCGCTGGACGACCATCGAGTAGTGGAGCGGGCTGGCCTTTGCTATCTCCCGGCGCAGCGGCGAGAAAAAGCCCGCCGGATAGACGAGGTTCGAGAACGCCAGCCCCACGAACATGAGGGTGACGTTCACCATCCGGCCGACGGTCCGGAACCGCGTCAGGAACATCACGCCGAGGCTGATGGCGGTGAGATAGACGAACGTGAGCAGCGTGACGCCGACGGCGCCGGGGGCTACGAGGTCGACGGAGAACTCCAGATACCACGCGATGGCCTGGAAGGTGGCCACCGGCACGAGCAGTAGCGGCGTGAGCACGACGAACTTGCTGGCGAGCAGCTGCCACAGCGACGACTCGACGCGGATGCGCCGGAACACCCGCTGCTCGTCGGCGACCACGTAGGGGACGTACGCGAAGGCAAAGAGCATGGTCACGAGCATCGCGCCGACGCTGACGAGGAACTCCGAGAGCGTTCGGTCCTCGCCGACAGCGGTGCGCTCGACGGCGACGTCGGCCGGCAACACCTGCCCGGCCTGGACGCGGAGGATACCCGCGATAGCCAGCGAGGGCTGCTCGTATGGGACCATCTCCTCCTCGACGTACATCTCGACGGTGACGTCGGCGTCCGCTTCGAGGAGGTCGGGCGGGACGACGAACACCGCATAGACCTCCTCGCGGGTGAGCGCGCGCATGGCCTGCTCGCGCTCGTCGACCCCGTAGCTGTGTGGCTCCGCGAAGAAGGTCGTCACGCCCCGCATCGCCGTCATGTCGTCCTCGGTGACGCTCTCGTCTGCGGGGACCAGCGCGACCGGGGTATCGCGGGGAATGACCTGCTGGAACGCGACCGTCCCGGCGGCCACGATAGCCGGGAGGACCACCAGCACGAGGACGACCGTGCCGGCGTTGTGTCGCAGCCAGCGAAGCTCCTTGTACAAGAGCGAGCGCAGCGACATCTACAGCTCCCCGTACAGATAGCGCACGGCCCGCTGGAACGCGCCGAGCGGTTGTTCGTAGCGGACCGTCACCGTCTCGCCCTCGCGGCTCACGTTCACCGACTCCAGGGCCGCCGCGGCGCTCTCGTTCTCGATGGTCCGCTGGCCGATGACCGTCGCGCCTTCGGTCGCTTGTGCGACCGTCTGCGCGTCCGCGGTGCTTGACGCCCCGAGCCGGGCCGTCAGGACGGCCGACCCGCCGTCGATGTAGTAGGTCCCCGAGGCGGTGTCGAGCTGCCGGTAGGCCTCGGTGTCGAGGAAGCTGCTGCCGCCGGGCACCCACTGGCCGGGCGCCGTCGTGGCGAAGCGGACCGTCCCGTTGCCCGTGGTCCCGTAGGCCTGCCGGAGCGGGCCGTCGACGCGGTCGGCGTCGCCCTGACTTACGTCGATGGTGTCCCGCACTGCCGCCTGGGTGCCGACGACCAGTTCGCCCTCGCCCAGCACCCCGACGTAGCGGTCGGAGGCGTTCGCGGGGACGTAGATAGTTCGACCGTTGTACGTCGTCGACCGGTAGGAACCGTTCGTGGCGTCTCGTATCCCCGCGACGGCAGTGTCGGTCCCGGCGTTCGTTCGGAGGACGAGCCCGCGATAGGCCGATTCCTCGGCCGACCGGTTGTCGCTGAAGACGACCACCTCGCGGGCCGGGCCGGGGTCGATGCCCGTCTCGTTTTCGAAGGCCGCGGTGGTGTTGGCCGACCCGGCAAGCGGGGCGCCCTGTACCACCGCCGAGAGCTGTTTGAGGCGGTCGCCAGTGACGGTCAGGTCGAGTCGGACGACGGTGTCCGCGCCCGCCGGCACCCGGTCGATGGCGCCCGTCGGCGCCGACCCGCCGGACAGCAGGACTACCCCGGCGACGACGGCAGCGCCGACACCAGCCGCGAGGAGTAGCGCTCGCTTCGATATCCCGTCCCCTGCGACCATCTGTTTCTGCTCCACAATGTCGAGCCGACGGTAAATGTGTACTGCTTAAACGGGAAGCTGTACCAGCACAGACGATTCGCCCCTCGGCGGCGTCTCTCCACGTACTGACAACCGACAGTAGCGGTGAGCGGTCCTCCCGGCGGGTTGTCCGCGGGCGCTGCCATCCGAAACGGCGGGATTCTTATAGCTACCCGCTTTGAGTCACCGATAATGAGAGCCAAGATGCGACAGGAGGTGAGCGGGCGATGAGCGACTCGACCGACGAGGTTCGGGCCTACACAGTACGGCTCGAACTCGTCGACGAACCGGGCGCGCTGTTGGACGCGCTCGAACCCATCGCCAGCAACGGCGGCAACCTCCTCTCTATCTTCCACGAACGGGGGAATCTCACCCCGCGGGGCCACATCCCGGTCGAGGTCGACCTGGAGGCGACCCCCGAGCGCTTCGAGGGCATCGTCGAGGCGCTTCGCGAGGCCGGCGTCAACGTCATCCAGGCCGGCGCGGAGCGGTACAGCGAGGCCATGACGGTCGTCCTTTCGGGCCACCTCATCAACACCGACCTCTCCGACACCGTCTCGCGCATCCAGGACGCGACCAACGCGACGGTGACCGACCTCTCGCTGTCGGCCCCGGAGGGCACCGAGGACGCCTCCAGCGCCCGCATCCGGCTGGCGACCGAACAGGACGCCGCCCAGGGCGTCATCGACACCGTCCGCGAGGTCGCCCGGGACAAGGACCTGCGCGTCATCGAACCGCTCGGCCCCGGAGGTGACCTATGAGACTCGCAGTCGTCGGCGCCGGCGCCGTCGGCTCCTCCGTCGCGGAGCTCGCCGCGGACTACGGGCACACCGTTACCGCCTACGCCGACTCACAGAGTGCGGCCGTCGACCCCGACGGCATCGACGTCGAGGCCGCCTTCGAGCGCAAGCAGACCGACGGTATCGTCGGCGACGACGACCCCGCGGCCGCGCTAGAGAGCGCCTATGACGTCCTCGTCGAGGCGACGCCGACGACGCTCGGCGACGCCCAGCCCGGCTTCGGCCACGTCGAGGCCGCGCTGGAACGGGACCGCCACGTCGTCCTCGCCAACAAGGGCCCCGTGGCCGAGCGCTACGCCGACGTGCGCGCGCTGGAACGGGACAGCGCCGGCTCGGTGCTGTTCGAGGCCACCGTCGGCGGCGCCATGCCGGTGCTGTCGACCATCGACGACTTCGACCCGGAACACATCACCGCAGTGCGGGGCGTGCTCAACGGCACCGCGAACTTCATCCTCTCGCGGATGGGCGCGGAAGGGCTCGGCTACGAGCACGTCCTCGCGGAGGCCCAGGACCTCGGCGTCGCCGAGGCCGACCCGACGTTCGACGTCGACGGCACCGACGCCGCGCTCAAGGGCGTCATCGTCGCGAACGTCCTCTCCGACGACGGGACCGAGTACACGCTCGCCGACGCGGACGTCGAGGGCATCGAGGACATCGACGGCTCGGCGCTGGAGCTGGCCGCCGAGGACGGGCGCACGGTGCGGCTCATCGCCGAAGTCGTCGACGGCGAGGTCCGGGTCGGCCCGCGGCTCGTCCCGGAACACGCGCCGCTTGCGCCCACGGGCACCCGGAATATCGTCCAGCTGGAGACCGAACACGCCGGCCGGCTCAACATCTCCGGCCGGGGCGCGGGCGGTCCCGAGACGGCCAGCGCGGTGCTCGCCGACGTCGAGCGGCTCCCCGACCTGGGGTAGGCCCGCTGTAACCGCGCGGTCCGTGTGGCCGCCACGCACGACACGCTCTCTCAAATCGACAGACAGCGCCGCTCTCCCCGGCGAGCACTTTCGAAATCGTTTTATGAACCACCGGCTAAAGACTCCGATACAGCGCCCCTGCGCGTGAGAAACAACATGAGCGACGAACAACACCAGAACCTGGCCATCATCGGCCACGTCGACCACGGGAAGAGCACGCTCGTCGGCCGACTCCTGTACGAGACAGGATCGGTACCGGAGCACGTCATCGAACAGCACAAAGAAGAGGCCGAGGAGAAGGGCAAGGGCGGCTTCGAGTTCGCCTACGTCATGGACAACCTCGCCGAAGAGCGAGAGCGTGGTGTCACCATCGACATCGCCCACCAGGAGTTCAGCACGGACGAGTACGACTTCACCATCGTCGACTGTCCCGGCCACCGCGACTTCGTGAAGAACATGATCACGGGCGCGAGCCAGGCCGACAACGCTGTCCTCGTCGTCGCCGCCGACGACGGTGTCCAGCCGCAGACCCAGGAACACGTCTTCCTGGCCCGAACGCTCGGCATCGGCGAGCTCATCGTCGGCGTCAACAAGATGGACCTCGTCGACTACAACGAGTCCGACTACAAGCAGGTCGTCGAAGAGGTCAAGGACCTGCTCAACCAGGTCCGCTTCGACACCGAGGACGCCTCGTTCATCCCCATCTCGGCCTTCGAGGGCGACAACATCGCCTCCGAGTCCGAGAACACGGACTGGTACGACGGCGACATCCTGCTCGAAGCACTGAACAACCTGCCGGCCCCGGAGCCGCCGACGGACGCGCCGCTCCGACTGCCGATCCAGGACGTCTACACCATCTCCGGCATCGGGACCGTCCCCGTCGGCCGCGTCGAGACGGGTATCCTCAACACCGGCGACAACGTCAGCTTCCAGCCTTCGGACGTCGCCGGCGAGGTCAAGACTGTCGAGATGCACCACGAGGAAGTCCCCAAGGCCGAGCCCGGTGACAACGTCGGGTTCAACGTCCGTGGCGTCGGCAAGGACGACATCCGCCGCGGCGACGTCTGTGGCCCCGCCGACGACCCGCCGTCGGTCGCCGAGACGTTCCAGGCCCAGATCGTCGTGATGCAGCACCCGTCCGTCATCACCGAGGGTTACACGCCGGTCTTCCACGCTCACACCGCACAGGTCGCCTGTACGGTCGAGTCCATCGACAAGAAGATCGACCCCTCCTCCGGCGAGGTCGCCGAGGAGAACCCGGACTTCATCCAGAACGGCGACGCCGCCGTCGTGACGGTCCGACCCCAGAAACCCCTCAGCATCGAGCCGTCCTCCGAGATCCCGGAGCTTGGCTCGTTCGCAATCCGGGACATGGGTCAGACCATCGCAGCTGGGAAAGTCCTCAGCGTCAACGAGCGATAACACATGTCCCAGCAGGCACGCGTTCGGCTCGCGGGCACCAGCCCCGAGGACCTCGACAACATCTGCGCCGACGTGCGGGAGATCGCCGAGAAGACGGGGGTCGAGCTGTCCGGTCCCGTCCCGCTCCCCACGAAGACGCTCGAAGTCCCTACCCGCAAGTCCCCCGACGGTGAGGGGACCGCGACGTGGGAACACTGGGAGATGCGCGTCCACAAGCGGCTCATCGATATCGATGCCGACGAACGGGCCCTGCGCCAGCTGATGCGCATCCAGGTGCCCAACGACGTCTCCATCGAGATCGTCCTCGAGGACTGAGCGAAGCGCCAGCTTCGCGACTCGGGAGCGGAACTACCGGTTCCGCGAACCGCACCCGAATCGCTGGCCGGGACACACTCCACACTCCGTGTGCATCGCTATCGAAGAGCGCCCTCACGCGCAGGGTTTTTATCACCCCGCGTTCGAGAGGCACGTGCGGGCTCGTAGATCAGTGGCAGATCGCTTCCTTCGCAAGGAAGAGGCCCCGGGTTCAAATCCCGGCGAGTCCATGGCGTTTTCGGACGGTCTCGAAGGTCCAAAATTCACTACGCTCACACCCACCAGACACGTCTTTCTCCCTAACGTGTTCGAAAAGAACGGGTCATCCTGAGCGAATTATTTACTCCGCGGGATTCGCCCCGCTGCTGTCCCCGACTTCTGCGAAGGAAAACGGGGGTGTTCGGCCATGAGCGGTGTCACTCGTGGTGCCTGGACACCGAGCGACGATCTCCCCCAGCATATCGGTGGACCACCGACGCTGTCCATGCCCGACGACTGGACGCTTTCGACGGCGTGGAAGCGCGCACAGACCGAGGCCGACCGCGGTGGTCCCGTGAACGACGCCGAGCGTATCGTGAACCTCTCCGACGGCGAGGAGATGCACCGCTGTCTGTGGGCGCTCCAGGGCCGTACACTGGTCGCCTACTGCGACTGTCATGGTCACAGCTATCACGACGGCTGGTGCGCTCACCTCGCCTCGCTCTGGTGGCAGTGGATTCGTGGCTGCATCGTCGTGAGTCACCTGAACACCGGCCGCGAGTACTCCACCCCGCCGGCGTGGCTCCAGCTCGACGACGACCCGACCCGCTACGACGAACTCACCCCCGCCGTACTCGATGCGTTCCTGACTTGCCGGCTCGGGAGCCTCGGCGTTCGGGAGTACGCGCGCCAGAGTGGACGGTCGCCCGGTACCGTCGGGAACCTTCTGGCTGACGCTCCGGAAACGGCGGAGGCACACCGATGACGGGGAACCCCCCACACCCCTCAGAGGAGAGTAGCGGGGGGGTGTCCGCCACCATACCATCCAGTCGAAATGACCCCATCTTTTCACACCCCCGGATGCGGGGCGACCCAACCCCCGTTTCAGGTGCGTCCGCACACCCCCGCCAATCTGCGGACACGGAGGTTAACAGATGAGTGGGACTCGACTCCCCGGCGACTCGGAGAGTAACGACCGCCACAAATCGAACTATCGAGTCGAAGCCCGGATAAAAAGCGCTGAACTCCAAGAGCGAACCGAGCAGTACATCGAGAACCACGGCGAGAACAAGAGCGACCTCGTACGGAACGCGCTAGACGAGTACCTGCCCGACGCTGGACACACTCCCTACGTCGTCCCACAGGACCCCAAGCTGTCGAGAGCCTATCTCTCCCTCGCCTGTGAGCAGAAGCGAATCATCTCTATCGAGGAAGCGAAAGACGAGCTCTCAGAAAGCACGTTCCCAAGCACCGGAAAGGAAGTTATTGAGGATGGGATACTCCGTCCCCTCGGAGACACACCATTTGTCGCT encodes the following:
- a CDS encoding ABC transporter permease, with the protein product MSLRSLLYKELRWLRHNAGTVVLVLVVLPAIVAAGTVAFQQVIPRDTPVALVPADESVTEDDMTAMRGVTTFFAEPHSYGVDEREQAMRALTREEVYAVFVVPPDLLEADADVTVEMYVEEEMVPYEQPSLAIAGILRVQAGQVLPADVAVERTAVGEDRTLSEFLVSVGAMLVTMLFAFAYVPYVVADEQRVFRRIRVESSLWQLLASKFVVLTPLLLVPVATFQAIAWYLEFSVDLVAPGAVGVTLLTFVYLTAISLGVMFLTRFRTVGRMVNVTLMFVGLAFSNLVYPAGFFSPLRREIAKASPLHYSMVVQRGAALKGQGVGTYADYLLGLGGVTALSLLFLTATVVYYDRGGYRG
- a CDS encoding amino acid-binding protein; protein product: MSDSTDEVRAYTVRLELVDEPGALLDALEPIASNGGNLLSIFHERGNLTPRGHIPVEVDLEATPERFEGIVEALREAGVNVIQAGAERYSEAMTVVLSGHLINTDLSDTVSRIQDATNATVTDLSLSAPEGTEDASSARIRLATEQDAAQGVIDTVREVARDKDLRVIEPLGPGGDL
- a CDS encoding homoserine dehydrogenase — protein: MRLAVVGAGAVGSSVAELAADYGHTVTAYADSQSAAVDPDGIDVEAAFERKQTDGIVGDDDPAAALESAYDVLVEATPTTLGDAQPGFGHVEAALERDRHVVLANKGPVAERYADVRALERDSAGSVLFEATVGGAMPVLSTIDDFDPEHITAVRGVLNGTANFILSRMGAEGLGYEHVLAEAQDLGVAEADPTFDVDGTDAALKGVIVANVLSDDGTEYTLADADVEGIEDIDGSALELAAEDGRTVRLIAEVVDGEVRVGPRLVPEHAPLAPTGTRNIVQLETEHAGRLNISGRGAGGPETASAVLADVERLPDLG
- the tuf gene encoding translation elongation factor EF-1 subunit alpha; the protein is MSDEQHQNLAIIGHVDHGKSTLVGRLLYETGSVPEHVIEQHKEEAEEKGKGGFEFAYVMDNLAEERERGVTIDIAHQEFSTDEYDFTIVDCPGHRDFVKNMITGASQADNAVLVVAADDGVQPQTQEHVFLARTLGIGELIVGVNKMDLVDYNESDYKQVVEEVKDLLNQVRFDTEDASFIPISAFEGDNIASESENTDWYDGDILLEALNNLPAPEPPTDAPLRLPIQDVYTISGIGTVPVGRVETGILNTGDNVSFQPSDVAGEVKTVEMHHEEVPKAEPGDNVGFNVRGVGKDDIRRGDVCGPADDPPSVAETFQAQIVVMQHPSVITEGYTPVFHAHTAQVACTVESIDKKIDPSSGEVAEENPDFIQNGDAAVVTVRPQKPLSIEPSSEIPELGSFAIRDMGQTIAAGKVLSVNER
- the rpsJ gene encoding 30S ribosomal protein S10, translating into MSQQARVRLAGTSPEDLDNICADVREIAEKTGVELSGPVPLPTKTLEVPTRKSPDGEGTATWEHWEMRVHKRLIDIDADERALRQLMRIQVPNDVSIEIVLED
- a CDS encoding SWIM zinc finger family protein, producing MSGVTRGAWTPSDDLPQHIGGPPTLSMPDDWTLSTAWKRAQTEADRGGPVNDAERIVNLSDGEEMHRCLWALQGRTLVAYCDCHGHSYHDGWCAHLASLWWQWIRGCIVVSHLNTGREYSTPPAWLQLDDDPTRYDELTPAVLDAFLTCRLGSLGVREYARQSGRSPGTVGNLLADAPETAEAHR